One genomic window of Medicago truncatula cultivar Jemalong A17 chromosome 1, MtrunA17r5.0-ANR, whole genome shotgun sequence includes the following:
- the LOC112419303 gene encoding uncharacterized protein: MTRQRFFGSGAEWHVPPYSPSSKCSSVHLCDGVSYLIIMFSGAYERVPQSPVSFLNLPNYTFVGFGIKDNVAKLESNYGCGIINAVELGPLAATAMKKPRLAYIGVDELLSVVTGLSLRNQRPVRIFYDWENRKHFTELVKTATINVYSYQKIGRKLLAYDWE; this comes from the coding sequence ATGACACGACAAAGGTTTTTTGGGTCTGGTGCCGAGTGGCATGTGCCTCCTTATTCACCATCGTCTAAATGCAGCTCTGTGCACCTCTGCGATGGAGTTTCGTATCTCATTATTATGTTTAGTGGTGCTTATGAAAGGGTTCCCCAATCACCGGTTAGTTTTCTTAATCTTCCAAATTACACCTTCGTTGGTTTTGGTATCAAAGATAATGTGGCTAAGTTGGAGTCAAATTATGGTTGTGGAATCATAAATGCTGTTGAACTTGGACCCTTGGCTGCTACTGCCATGAAGAAACCTCGTTTGGCTTATATCGGTGTTGATGAGCTGCTTTCTGTGGTCACTGGGCTTTCTCTTCGAAACCAAAGGCCTGTACGCATCTTCTATGATTGGGAAAACCGTAAACATTTCACAGAACTTGTTAAAACCGCTACTATTAATGTTTACTCTTATCAAAAGATTGGGAGAAAATTGCTTGCTTATGATTGGGAGTAG
- the LOC11416788 gene encoding WRKY transcription factor 23, with amino-acid sequence MEKKDMGLSVKSEDVVDSSSSLLNNGYQFSSVFDFCEVERSSSLGFMELLGGHDYSPLLDVPQLSTMSTVKASSDTTGKECSEVLNQQQPATPNSCSISSASSEAVNDNKTLVDQAEEDEEEEKQKTNKQLKTKKTNLKRQREPRFAFMTKSEVDHLEDGYRWRKYGQKAVKNSPFPRSYYRCTTASCNVKKRVERSYTDPSIVVTTYEGQHTHPSPTMSRSAFAGVQIPQPAGVVSGGFSTTNFGSVLQGNYLSQYHQQPYQHQQLLVNTLSSLSHPYNNSSSFKNSPFTTQERVQLCNPGTTAFLRDNGLLQDVVPSHMLKEK; translated from the exons ATGGAGAAGAAAGACATGGGTCTAAGTGTGAAGAGTGAGGATGTTGTTGATTCCTCCTCATCTTTGCTAAATAATGGTTATCAATTTTCAAGCGTGTTTGATTTCTGTGAGGTTGAAAGGAGTTCTTCTTTAGGGTTTATGGAGTTACTTGGTGGTCATGACTATAGTCCTCTCCTTGATGTACCACAACTATCAACCATGTCTACTGTTAAGGCTTCATCTGACACCACTGGAAAAGAGTGTTCTGAGGTTTTGAACCAGCAACAACCTGCAACTCCTAATTCTTGTTCGATTTCATCAGCATCTAGTGAAGCAGTCAATGATAATAAAactcttgttgaccaagcagaagaagatgaagaagaagaaaagcaaaagacaaataaaca GTTGAAAACGAAGAAGACAAATCTAAAGAGACAGAGAGAACCAAGATTTGCTTTCATGACGAAAAGCGAGGTTGATCATCTGGAAGATGGATACCGATGGAGAAAGTACGGTCAAAAAGCTGTCAAAAATAGCCCTTTTCCAAG GAGCTACTATCGTTGCACCACTGCTTCATGTAATGTCAAGAAACGTGTGGAACGTTCTTATACTGATCCAAGCATTGTAGTCACAACTTATGAAGGCCAACATACACATCCAAGTCCAACTATGTCCCGTTCCGCCTTTGCCGGAGTTCAAATACCACAACCCGCCGGTGTAGTCTCGGGTGGATTTTCAACCACTAACTTTGGTTCAGTTTTGCAAGGGAACTACTTATCACAATATCATCAACAACcctatcaacatcaacaactacTTGTTAATACATTGTCCTCTTTGAGTCACCCTTATAACAATTCTTCATCATTCAAGAATTCACCTTTTACTACTCAAGAGAGAGTACAGCTTTGTAATCCAGGAACAACTGCATTTCTTAGGGATAATGGGTTACTTCAAGATGTTGTTCCTTCACATATGTTGAAAGAAAAGTAG